The following coding sequences are from one Acidobacteriota bacterium window:
- a CDS encoding DUF1572 family protein, protein MLQNVLIEIFERDLAKLKAEVEAYANEGDLWRVEGEIANSAGNLCLHLAGNLRHFFGAVLGGTEYVRDRDAEFGSRFVPRATLLAEVDAAAADVKAVLAKITDEDLQKTYPIEVFGHPMSTEFFLVHLATHLNYHLGQINYHRRLLAIK, encoded by the coding sequence ATGCTCCAAAACGTCTTGATCGAAATTTTTGAACGCGACCTCGCGAAACTCAAAGCTGAGGTCGAGGCCTACGCGAATGAAGGCGATCTATGGCGGGTCGAGGGCGAGATCGCTAACTCGGCGGGCAATCTTTGCTTGCATCTCGCGGGGAATCTGCGGCATTTTTTCGGGGCCGTGCTAGGCGGGACGGAATATGTTCGCGACCGCGATGCTGAGTTTGGTTCAAGGTTCGTCCCGAGGGCGACGCTATTAGCGGAGGTCGATGCGGCCGCAGCCGACGTCAAAGCGGTTCTAGCAAAGATCACCGACGAGGACCTTCAGAAAACGTACCCGATCGAGGTCTTCGGCCATCCGATGTCGACCGAGTTCTTCCTGGTTCACCTCGCAACGCACCTGAATTATCACCTCGGCCAGATCAATTATCATCGTCGCCTACTGGCAATCAAATAA
- a CDS encoding acetyl-CoA carboxylase carboxyltransferase subunit beta, translating into MAWFRRDKPKIDAAQPEEERTVNTSGIFIKCPDCENPLYKRELIESQQVCTHCSHHFRYSAIERLDALFDDGKYERVDDEVTSTDPLGFVDTKPYKDRIEAAKASSGLPEAIISGSGKVGGHLVYAAAMDMSFIGGSMGSAVGEKITRQIERALENKGAVIIFSASGGARMQEGTLSLMQMGKISAALSLLDKAGLPFISVLTDPTTGGVTASFAMLGDVIIAEPKALIGFAGPRVIEQTIRQKLPKGFQRSEFLLEHGMVDLVVDRREMRTAIIRLLGFMMHDRKAA; encoded by the coding sequence ATGGCCTGGTTTAGGCGAGACAAACCGAAGATCGACGCTGCACAGCCCGAGGAAGAGCGGACGGTTAACACGTCCGGGATCTTTATTAAATGCCCGGATTGCGAAAATCCGTTGTATAAGCGTGAGCTGATCGAGTCGCAGCAGGTCTGCACGCATTGCAGTCACCATTTTCGTTACTCGGCGATCGAGCGGTTGGACGCGCTCTTTGACGACGGCAAATATGAGCGGGTTGACGACGAGGTCACCTCGACCGACCCGCTCGGGTTTGTTGACACGAAGCCTTACAAGGACCGGATCGAGGCGGCCAAGGCGTCCTCGGGGCTGCCGGAAGCTATCATTTCAGGCAGCGGAAAGGTCGGCGGGCATCTTGTTTACGCAGCGGCGATGGATATGTCGTTCATTGGCGGCTCGATGGGCTCGGCGGTCGGAGAAAAGATCACGCGGCAGATCGAGCGGGCTCTCGAGAATAAAGGAGCGGTCATCATTTTCTCTGCCTCGGGCGGAGCGAGGATGCAGGAAGGCACGCTCTCGCTGATGCAGATGGGCAAGATCTCGGCGGCTCTTTCGCTGCTCGACAAAGCCGGACTGCCGTTCATCTCCGTGCTGACAGATCCGACCACCGGCGGCGTTACGGCGAGCTTTGCAATGCTCGGCGACGTGATAATCGCCGAACCAAAAGCGCTCATCGGCTTTGCCGGCCCGCGAGTCATCGAACAAACGATCCGACAAAAACTCCCAAAAGGCTTCCAACGCAGCGAATTCCTGCTAGAACACGGAATGGTCGATTTGGTAGTTGACCGCAGAGAAATGCGAACGGCGATCATTCGCCTGCTTGGTTTTATGATGCACGACCGCAAAGCGGCCTGA
- a CDS encoding inositol monophosphatase codes for MLNFAIETARDAGRVLLEKFGRIETVTKKGDINLVTEADLASEALIVERIKSHFPRHAILAEEAGNAVVTGVDGGHKWIIDPLDGTTNYAHGYPCFCVTIALEHEGEVVLGVTYDPTRDELFTAEKGRGATLNGKPIRVSATDELGNALLVTGFPYDIKHREKFARHLTEFLLTSRGVRRDGSAAIDLAYVACGRFDGFWEEGLNPWDVAAGKLLIEEAGGMVSYYDGSPFSIYAPPIVASNGTIHEQMLAVLR; via the coding sequence ATGCTCAATTTTGCCATCGAGACCGCCCGGGACGCCGGGCGTGTTTTGCTTGAGAAGTTCGGACGTATCGAAACCGTCACGAAAAAGGGCGACATCAACCTTGTGACCGAGGCCGATCTTGCCTCGGAGGCGTTGATCGTGGAACGGATCAAATCGCATTTTCCGCGCCACGCAATTCTCGCCGAGGAAGCCGGAAATGCGGTCGTCACCGGCGTTGACGGCGGGCACAAATGGATAATCGATCCGCTCGACGGAACGACGAACTACGCCCACGGCTATCCGTGCTTTTGCGTGACCATTGCGCTTGAACACGAAGGCGAGGTCGTGCTCGGTGTGACCTACGACCCGACCCGAGATGAGCTTTTTACGGCCGAGAAAGGCCGCGGAGCCACGCTCAACGGAAAGCCGATCCGCGTTTCGGCGACGGACGAGCTTGGGAATGCTTTGCTTGTGACCGGGTTTCCCTATGACATCAAGCATCGCGAGAAATTTGCCCGGCATCTTACCGAGTTTTTGCTGACGTCACGCGGAGTTCGCCGCGACGGCTCGGCGGCGATCGACCTTGCTTACGTGGCATGCGGGCGGTTCGACGGGTTTTGGGAAGAGGGGTTGAATCCCTGGGATGTGGCCGCTGGAAAGCTTTTGATAGAAGAGGCCGGCGGCATGGTGAGCTACTACGACGGCTCGCCGTTCAGCATCTACGCGCCGCCGATCGTGGCGAGCAATGGCACGATACACGAACAGATGCTAGCTGTGCTAAGGTGA
- a CDS encoding esterase family protein, whose product MSVCLVFLIGSASAQSPAPAPLAANVAEHELESKLMGRQMPYRVVLPKSYAAEKDKKYPVVYLLHGLTGRYRNWTDLTKLPSYAEGHEFIIVTPEGGNGWYTDSHTKAEEKYESYIIKELIPEVEKRYRSVGTRGGRAIAGLSMGGYGAIKFGLKYPDMFALAGSFSGALGAASLSGEGRSTSSIRSIGEVFGPADSETRAANDIFKMVRESTPEKVKAMPFLYVDCGTEDFLFQNNRDFVALLAEKKIPHEYRQLPGAHNWPYWDKQVREFLRVAENFIGTK is encoded by the coding sequence TTGTCGGTATGTCTAGTTTTTCTGATCGGGTCGGCATCGGCTCAGTCACCGGCTCCGGCTCCGCTTGCAGCGAACGTTGCCGAACATGAGCTTGAAAGCAAGCTGATGGGGCGTCAGATGCCGTATCGGGTGGTACTGCCAAAGAGCTATGCGGCCGAAAAAGACAAAAAGTATCCGGTGGTTTATCTTCTCCATGGGCTGACTGGCCGGTATAGAAACTGGACGGACCTGACGAAACTCCCGTCCTATGCCGAAGGGCACGAATTCATTATCGTCACACCGGAAGGCGGCAACGGATGGTACACGGACAGCCACACCAAGGCCGAGGAGAAATACGAAAGCTACATCATTAAGGAGCTGATACCCGAGGTCGAAAAGCGATATCGGTCAGTCGGCACACGCGGCGGCAGGGCGATAGCGGGGCTTTCGATGGGCGGCTACGGTGCGATCAAGTTTGGCTTAAAGTATCCGGACATGTTCGCTCTGGCGGGCAGCTTTAGCGGTGCTCTGGGGGCGGCTTCGTTGAGCGGAGAAGGGCGGAGCACATCCTCGATCCGTTCGATCGGCGAGGTCTTCGGGCCGGCCGACAGCGAAACGCGGGCAGCAAACGACATATTCAAGATGGTCCGCGAGAGCACTCCGGAAAAGGTGAAGGCGATGCCTTTTCTTTACGTTGACTGCGGCACGGAAGATTTTCTTTTTCAGAACAATCGCGATTTCGTTGCCCTGCTTGCGGAGAAAAAGATCCCACACGAATATCGGCAGCTTCCGGGTGCACACAACTGGCCATACTGGGACAAACAGGTTCGCGAGTTTCTTCGCGTTGCGGAAAATTTTATAGGAACGAAATAA
- a CDS encoding DUF2270 domain-containing protein, translating into MKDEIRFDLPQTGEDIHTSSLPESFKALAEEVKKRNLKKQTSPVQVPQKLSLSEFNTAMVHFYRGEVARSNIWRNRLDATTNWAVITAGATLSFVFSSPDNPHFAIPINTILVSIFLFMEARRYRYYEVWANRVRVLETGYFAPMLSHRTIPPDKEWADHISADLLSPHFTISIWEALGRRLRANYLWIFILLALSWALKVYLHPSPIPSTSPADRERFWDLFFDRAMVGLAPGWVVIMFGALFNFLIFFVAFSTLRLRDSSSEVLPLENFEWHPLKQVSDWAGGPFRGRGGTLRRSKKARQRMRSIHRSEA; encoded by the coding sequence ATGAAGGACGAAATTCGGTTTGATCTACCCCAAACCGGAGAAGACATTCACACGAGTTCGCTGCCCGAATCTTTCAAGGCATTGGCCGAGGAGGTAAAGAAGCGTAACCTCAAGAAGCAGACCTCGCCGGTCCAGGTGCCGCAAAAGCTCTCGCTTTCAGAATTTAATACCGCGATGGTCCATTTCTACCGCGGTGAGGTCGCCCGGTCGAATATCTGGCGAAATCGGCTTGACGCAACGACCAACTGGGCTGTTATTACCGCCGGTGCGACGCTTTCATTCGTCTTCAGCTCGCCGGACAACCCGCATTTTGCCATTCCGATAAACACGATTCTTGTCTCGATCTTCCTATTTATGGAAGCCCGGCGGTACCGCTATTACGAAGTTTGGGCAAACCGCGTGCGGGTGCTTGAGACAGGCTATTTCGCCCCGATGCTTTCGCACCGAACGATACCGCCGGACAAAGAATGGGCCGACCATATCTCGGCCGACCTGCTTTCGCCGCACTTCACGATAAGCATCTGGGAAGCTCTCGGGCGAAGGCTGCGGGCAAACTATTTGTGGATATTTATCCTGCTTGCACTTTCATGGGCGCTGAAGGTCTATCTCCACCCTTCGCCGATCCCATCGACGTCTCCGGCCGACCGCGAGCGGTTCTGGGATCTCTTTTTCGACCGGGCAATGGTGGGACTTGCACCTGGTTGGGTAGTGATAATGTTCGGAGCGTTGTTCAATTTCCTGATATTTTTCGTCGCGTTCAGTACCTTGCGGCTTCGCGATTCATCGTCCGAGGTGCTGCCGCTTGAAAACTTTGAATGGCATCCGCTAAAGCAGGTTTCGGACTGGGCGGGCGGCCCGTTCCGAGGCCGCGGCGGAACGCTGCGCCGGTCAAAGAAGGCTCGGCAGCGGATGAGGTCGATACATCGCTCCGAGGCTTGA
- a CDS encoding nucleoside deaminase, whose amino-acid sequence MQGIHRLTSRAADFRKREEDAKITLVAEHDEHWMDLALEQARIAASLDEVPVGACVVSAEGELLAAASNRTIADSDPTAHAEVLAIRAAAERIGNYRLTGTTLYTTIEPCVMCAGTLVNARVRRLVFGAPDERYGAVVTHFGVCDSPLLNHRLEIAAGVRFEECRSLMKDFFRKKRLAT is encoded by the coding sequence ATGCAAGGAATTCATCGTTTAACCTCTCGGGCGGCCGATTTTCGTAAGCGAGAAGAAGACGCTAAAATCACGCTCGTGGCCGAACACGACGAACATTGGATGGATTTGGCTCTTGAACAGGCACGCATCGCCGCCTCGCTCGACGAGGTGCCGGTCGGGGCATGTGTCGTTTCCGCCGAGGGCGAGTTGCTTGCCGCTGCCTCGAACCGAACAATCGCCGATAGCGACCCGACGGCACACGCTGAGGTGCTTGCGATTCGTGCTGCCGCCGAGCGGATCGGCAACTATCGCCTCACCGGTACGACGCTTTATACGACCATTGAACCGTGTGTGATGTGTGCCGGAACCTTGGTCAATGCCCGCGTCCGGCGGCTCGTATTCGGCGCACCGGATGAACGCTACGGAGCGGTCGTAACGCACTTTGGAGTTTGCGACAGCCCGCTTCTCAATCATCGGCTTGAGATCGCGGCCGGAGTTCGGTTTGAGGAATGCCGGTCGCTGATGAAGGATTTTTTCAGGAAAAAACGGCTTGCTACTTGA
- a CDS encoding four helix bundle protein — translation MQNNLKTRTKDYAVRIIRLYSSLPRTTEAQVLGKQILRSGTSVGAHYREAQYSKSDADFVSKIQGALQELEETSYWLEILVEMKLYDLQKLAPLQKETSELIAIFVTIAKKVKMR, via the coding sequence ATGCAAAACAACCTTAAAACTAGGACCAAGGATTACGCAGTCCGGATCATACGGCTTTACTCATCGCTGCCGCGAACTACCGAGGCACAGGTACTCGGAAAACAGATCCTTCGTTCGGGCACATCCGTCGGAGCTCACTACCGCGAAGCGCAGTATTCGAAGTCCGACGCCGATTTCGTAAGTAAAATCCAAGGGGCTCTTCAGGAGCTCGAAGAAACCAGCTATTGGCTTGAAATACTTGTCGAGATGAAACTCTATGATCTGCAGAAACTAGCACCGCTCCAGAAAGAAACTTCGGAACTCATCGCGATATTTGTTACTATCGCGAAGAAAGTGAAGATGCGATGA
- the dnaX gene encoding DNA polymerase III subunit gamma/tau, with protein sequence MSYQVIARKWRPRNFKEVTGQEHITRTLSNAIEHDRLHHAYLFSGARGVGKTTSARIFAKALNCRRTDAPTAIPCSADSGEVCVSCLEISESRSIDVLEIDAASHTGIDDIRDTILENITVNPARDRYKIFIIDEVHQLSRQAFNALLKTLEEPPPNVVFIMATTEHHKVPETITSRCQEFIFRTIPQQKIFERLRLIADAEKIDIADEALREIARSGEGSMRDAQSNFDQVISFSGAKIGREDVVSALGIAGSDNLSAVIKAVAENDAAAILRVVDDLVSGGHDLRNFCRDLLGFVRDLSVLKVSGSEEFIDGSAFAADEMKQIAGAFEASDLFRIFHSLAETEVRLKKLSEPLRARAQARRLAEMNALRPSKSFCKGWRNLNSLGSANRVPRPPTLRARKHRSRKKTLNPEPAARFAEPRPEEPPFYPEEPPFDPEPTPIDPVRERVEFAVPDDLPSKIPPRTAEELEHFDAPALDSAFEEAVLRSGESMVFFRVSPELRAQMAPAAVAAASAGSSSARYRNYVRDSERVIPDFARPPAEPEEDLTMPEPPPTDASADVLLEYAGNRPDVRKVLKLFRAELVDVRRADK encoded by the coding sequence ATGTCTTATCAGGTAATCGCCCGAAAATGGAGGCCGCGAAACTTCAAAGAAGTCACCGGCCAGGAGCACATCACTCGTACGCTCAGCAATGCGATCGAGCACGATCGGCTCCACCATGCCTATTTGTTTTCGGGTGCACGCGGCGTCGGCAAAACGACCTCGGCCCGCATCTTTGCCAAGGCATTGAACTGCCGGCGGACGGATGCCCCGACCGCGATTCCCTGCTCCGCCGACTCGGGCGAGGTATGCGTTTCGTGTCTTGAGATCTCCGAAAGCCGCTCGATAGACGTACTTGAGATCGACGCCGCTTCGCACACCGGCATCGACGATATTCGCGACACCATTCTCGAGAATATCACCGTAAACCCGGCACGCGACCGCTATAAGATCTTCATTATCGACGAGGTCCATCAACTCTCGCGGCAAGCTTTCAACGCCCTGCTCAAAACGCTCGAGGAGCCGCCGCCGAATGTCGTCTTTATAATGGCGACGACCGAACACCACAAGGTGCCGGAGACCATAACCTCGCGTTGCCAGGAGTTCATTTTCCGCACCATTCCGCAGCAGAAGATCTTCGAGCGGCTCCGCCTTATCGCCGACGCGGAAAAGATAGATATTGCCGACGAGGCACTTCGCGAGATCGCTCGCTCGGGCGAGGGCTCAATGCGCGATGCCCAGTCAAATTTTGACCAGGTGATCAGCTTTTCCGGAGCAAAGATCGGCCGCGAAGATGTGGTTTCCGCTCTCGGCATCGCGGGTTCGGATAACCTCTCCGCCGTCATCAAAGCCGTCGCCGAGAATGATGCCGCCGCGATCCTGCGGGTGGTCGATGACCTCGTCTCCGGCGGGCACGACCTCCGCAACTTCTGCCGAGACCTGCTGGGCTTTGTCCGCGATCTTTCGGTGCTCAAGGTCTCGGGCTCGGAAGAGTTTATCGACGGCTCGGCCTTTGCCGCCGACGAGATGAAGCAGATCGCCGGGGCGTTCGAGGCCTCCGATCTTTTCCGCATCTTCCATTCGCTTGCGGAAACAGAAGTACGGCTAAAGAAGCTCTCAGAGCCGCTACGTGCTCGAGCGCAGGCTCGTCGTCTGGCCGAGATGAACGCGTTACGCCCGTCGAAGAGCTTCTGCAAAGGCTGGCGGAACTTGAACTCGCTCGGCTCGGCGAACCGCGTGCCGCGACCGCCAACGCTTCGAGCCCGAAAGCACCGATCCCGGAAAAAAACTCTGAACCCTGAGCCGGCTGCCCGATTTGCCGAGCCGCGGCCCGAGGAACCGCCATTTTATCCCGAAGAGCCGCCTTTCGATCCCGAACCCACGCCGATAGACCCCGTTCGGGAAAGGGTCGAATTCGCCGTCCCCGATGATCTTCCGTCAAAGATCCCGCCGCGAACCGCCGAAGAGCTCGAACATTTCGATGCTCCGGCTCTTGATTCTGCATTTGAAGAAGCCGTGCTCCGTTCCGGCGAGAGTATGGTCTTTTTTCGCGTCAGCCCAGAGCTGAGAGCACAAATGGCTCCCGCTGCCGTGGCCGCGGCCAGTGCCGGGTCGTCGTCTGCCCGGTATCGAAACTATGTCCGAGACAGCGAAAGGGTCATCCCCGATTTCGCCCGTCCGCCCGCCGAACCCGAGGAAGACCTTACGATGCCCGAACCGCCGCCCACAGACGCTTCGGCCGACGTGCTTCTTGAATATGCCGGCAACCGGCCCGACGTCCGAAAAGTGCTGAAGCTTTTCCGGGCGGAGCTGGTCGACGTCCGCCGAGCGGACAAGTGA
- a CDS encoding TPM domain-containing protein, whose product MNVETRLREFRDSTGVEISVAVVRTTGERDIFDYSLAVARGWGIGLDQDDNPAALLFIAVDDRKYFTHVSKDLEDELPDGLVGDLQRRYLVPEFRKGNYGKGIADTVEMYIRTYENGSSARCSHQRCRITKAKRGSAFRIFCCLAIMLFLILVAWSNRSKRGRSDDDNDRWGGGGSAGVVHCLDNSRRLGGSSSDSSSSWDWGGGGGSDWGALAAA is encoded by the coding sequence ATCAACGTCGAGACGCGGCTTCGCGAGTTTCGCGATTCGACCGGAGTTGAGATCTCCGTTGCTGTCGTTCGGACTACCGGCGAACGCGATATCTTCGATTATTCGCTCGCCGTTGCCCGCGGATGGGGCATCGGGCTTGATCAGGACGATAATCCGGCGGCCCTGCTTTTTATTGCGGTCGATGACCGTAAATACTTTACCCACGTTAGCAAAGATCTCGAGGACGAACTCCCTGATGGCCTTGTCGGCGATCTTCAGCGTCGTTACCTTGTGCCAGAATTTCGCAAAGGCAACTACGGCAAAGGCATCGCCGATACGGTCGAAATGTATATCCGCACTTATGAGAACGGCAGCAGCGCTCGGTGCTCACACCAACGCTGCCGAATAACGAAGGCCAAGCGAGGCTCCGCTTTTCGCATATTTTGCTGTCTCGCTATCATGCTTTTTTTGATACTTGTGGCGTGGTCAAACCGTAGCAAACGCGGCCGATCGGATGATGATAACGACCGTTGGGGCGGCGGCGGTTCGGCGGGGGTGGTGCACTGCCTGGATAATTCTCGGCGGCTCGGCGGCAGTTCGTCTGACAGTTCGTCATCCTGGGACTGGGGCGGTGGTGGCGGCTCGGATTGGGGCGCTTTGGCGGCGGCGTGA
- a CDS encoding LemA family protein — MKRAILLTIAMFSATFLSGCSYNELTAKQQNVKGKWANVESSMQRRADLIPNLVETAKMAGVQEQEVFGQIAEARSRLLNAQQQPGQGVEGDKSPEQRQAVIEANNSFGGTIGRLLSLQEQYPQLRSSDAFMKVQDELSGTENRINTARIDFNEAVTDYNTTRNSFPAVITAGLFGFKEEPFFQADPDARQAPTVGDANTLRRQQAPAANN; from the coding sequence ATGAAACGAGCGATCTTACTTACAATAGCGATGTTTTCGGCCACTTTTCTTAGCGGCTGCAGCTACAACGAACTGACGGCGAAACAGCAGAACGTAAAAGGCAAATGGGCTAACGTTGAGAGCTCGATGCAGCGGCGGGCCGACCTTATCCCGAACCTGGTAGAAACTGCGAAAATGGCCGGCGTGCAAGAGCAAGAGGTCTTCGGCCAGATCGCCGAAGCCCGGTCGCGTCTGCTCAACGCTCAGCAGCAGCCCGGTCAGGGCGTCGAAGGCGACAAGAGCCCCGAGCAGCGGCAGGCCGTCATCGAAGCAAACAATAGCTTCGGCGGCACGATTGGCCGCCTTCTTAGCCTTCAGGAACAATACCCTCAGCTTCGCTCAAGCGATGCGTTTATGAAGGTTCAGGATGAGCTCTCGGGAACTGAAAACCGCATAAACACGGCCAGGATCGATTTCAATGAGGCCGTTACGGATTACAACACGACCCGCAACTCGTTCCCGGCGGTGATTACGGCAGGCCTATTCGGGTTCAAAGAAGAGCCCTTCTTCCAGGCTGATCCAGATGCGAGACAAGCACCGACGGTAGGGGATGCGAATACGCTTAGGCGGCAGCAAGCGCCGGCCGCAAACAACTAA
- a CDS encoding EutN/CcmL family microcompartment protein, with the protein MQIARVIGTVVSTVKNATLDGRKFLIVQTLDADLKDKGKPMIALDAVGAGEGELVFWCRGKEASFPFKRDETPTDCTIVGIIDSDSHVLNRG; encoded by the coding sequence ATGCAGATCGCTCGGGTTATCGGAACGGTCGTCTCGACCGTTAAAAATGCGACGCTCGACGGGCGGAAGTTCCTCATTGTCCAGACCCTGGACGCCGACCTCAAAGATAAAGGCAAGCCGATGATCGCTCTTGACGCCGTCGGAGCAGGCGAAGGCGAGCTTGTCTTCTGGTGCCGCGGTAAAGAGGCATCTTTCCCCTTCAAACGCGACGAAACGCCGACCGATTGTACGATAGTCGGAATAATCGATTCAGATTCGCATGTTTTGAATCGGGGATAG
- a CDS encoding EutN/CcmL family microcompartment protein has product MIIGRILGTVVSTQKDARLHGKKLLIVKPVNLDGSDQSGYVVAVDTVGAGYHEKVIVVGGSSARMAEGNKDCPVDSAIIGVIDTIDLTAADRSK; this is encoded by the coding sequence ATGATTATTGGACGCATCTTAGGGACGGTCGTTTCGACCCAGAAGGACGCACGGCTCCACGGAAAGAAGCTGCTCATCGTCAAGCCCGTCAATCTCGACGGCTCTGACCAGAGCGGCTATGTTGTTGCTGTCGATACGGTCGGTGCCGGCTATCACGAAAAGGTGATCGTCGTCGGCGGCTCGTCAGCCCGGATGGCCGAAGGGAACAAGGATTGCCCGGTCGATTCGGCGATAATCGGCGTGATCGACACCATCGATCTTACCGCTGCAGACCGATCGAAATAA
- the eutM gene encoding ethanolamine utilization microcompartment protein EutM, with translation MQEALGMVETKGLVATIEAADAMVKAANVQLVGYEKIGAGFVTAIVRGDVAAVKAATDAGAAAARRVGELISVHVIPRPHSSVDEALPVVLK, from the coding sequence ATGCAGGAAGCATTAGGAATGGTCGAGACGAAAGGTCTCGTTGCGACGATCGAAGCGGCGGACGCCATGGTTAAGGCGGCGAATGTGCAGCTGGTCGGTTATGAAAAGATCGGGGCCGGGTTCGTTACTGCCATCGTCCGCGGCGACGTTGCTGCGGTAAAGGCCGCGACGGATGCCGGAGCCGCGGCCGCTCGGCGCGTAGGCGAGCTTATCAGCGTCCACGTGATCCCCCGCCCGCACTCGAGCGTGGATGAAGCCTTGCCGGTAGTTCTTAAATAG
- a CDS encoding class II aldolase/adducin family protein, with amino-acid sequence MDESSARKLIIEIGKLLYERSYVVSSDGNVSIRLDENTVLATPTMTCKGRMTEDSLALTDMDGKPLSDKRASSELAMHLLIYKMRPDVKAVCHAHPPHGTAFAVAGLAIDKPILSEVILTLGCVPLTDYGTPSTNELTEAMKPFVAHHNALLMANHGAVAYGDDLWQAFDRLETLEHTARIAILAKALGGANDLPKDAIEKLINIREKAGYLKENARCQACGYLHEANITCELDINYPAANKANGQKISLSREELIELLSQAANLG; translated from the coding sequence ATGGACGAATCATCGGCCAGAAAATTGATCATCGAGATCGGCAAGCTGCTCTATGAACGGAGCTATGTCGTCTCATCGGACGGCAATGTCAGCATCCGGCTTGACGAGAACACCGTGCTCGCAACGCCGACGATGACCTGCAAAGGCCGTATGACGGAAGATAGCCTTGCCCTGACGGACATGGACGGCAAGCCGCTTTCTGATAAGCGTGCGTCGTCGGAGCTCGCGATGCATTTGCTGATCTACAAGATGCGGCCGGATGTAAAGGCCGTCTGTCACGCACATCCGCCGCACGGGACGGCGTTTGCGGTCGCCGGTTTGGCCATCGATAAACCAATTTTAAGCGAGGTTATTCTGACGCTCGGCTGCGTACCGCTAACCGATTACGGAACGCCATCCACGAATGAGCTGACCGAGGCGATGAAGCCGTTTGTTGCCCATCACAACGCGCTATTGATGGCGAATCACGGCGCGGTCGCATATGGCGACGACCTATGGCAGGCGTTTGACCGGCTCGAGACGCTCGAGCACACGGCCCGCATTGCAATTCTCGCGAAAGCACTCGGCGGTGCCAACGATCTGCCGAAAGACGCCATCGAAAAGCTCATAAATATAAGAGAAAAAGCGGGTTACCTGAAAGAAAACGCCCGCTGCCAGGCGTGCGGATATCTGCACGAAGCGAATATCACATGCGAGCTTGATATAAACTATCCGGCCGCGAATAAGGCAAACGGGCAGAAGATCTCGCTCTCAAGAGAAGAACTTATCGAGCTTTTGAGCCAGGCGGCGAATTTAGGTTAA
- the ruvA gene encoding Holliday junction branch migration protein RuvA codes for MIAFLSGKILEKHPASVVIDVGGVGYDVAIPLSTFYELGEPGGDVQLRIYTLVREDAIQLYGFRTERERELFLKLIAVQGFGAKSGITMLSGMSADEIIAAIRAGKIERLTSIPGVGRKTAERLIVELRDKVGEIALSSAAGSGTQTSAGLESDAVVDDALSALVNLGYQKNAAEKALQQALEDGAELNVQNSSAPPSNA; via the coding sequence ATGATCGCATTTCTTTCGGGAAAGATCCTCGAAAAGCATCCGGCGTCGGTCGTTATTGACGTTGGGGGCGTCGGCTACGATGTCGCGATACCGCTCTCGACCTTTTACGAACTCGGCGAACCGGGTGGCGATGTCCAGCTCCGCATTTACACGCTCGTCCGCGAGGACGCGATCCAGCTTTACGGATTTCGCACCGAGCGCGAACGTGAACTTTTCTTGAAATTGATCGCAGTTCAAGGGTTTGGGGCGAAAAGCGGCATCACGATGCTCTCCGGAATGAGCGCCGACGAGATCATCGCTGCCATTCGTGCCGGCAAGATCGAGCGGCTCACTTCGATTCCCGGCGTCGGCCGCAAGACCGCCGAGCGGCTCATTGTCGAGCTTCGCGACAAGGTCGGCGAGATCGCCCTTAGCTCGGCCGCCGGTTCCGGCACTCAAACTTCCGCCGGGCTTGAAAGCGACGCCGTCGTCGATGATGCGCTTTCCGCCCTCGTCAACCTCGGCTACCAAAAGAACGCCGCCGAAAAGGCCCTGCAGCAAGCCCTCGAGGACGGCGCCGAGCTCAACGTCCAAAACTCCTCCGCGCCGCCCTCCAACGCCTAG